CGGCCGAGCGGGAGCGTGCCCTGCTCGGAAAGGATCGTGGAGAGGCTGGGCCCGTTCAGGTACTCCATCACCAGGCACGGGTCGCCGTTGTGCTCGGCGATGTCGAACACCACGATGGCGTTCGGGTGCTGGAACCGGGCCGCGTTCTTCGCCTCGCGCATCGCGCGCTGGCGCATGTTGTCGCGTTCGGTCTCGGAGACGCCCGGCTGAGGGAGGATCTGCTTGATCGCGACGTCGCGCTCGAGGCGCACGTCAGTGGCGCGCCACACGACTCCCATGGCACCGCTACCAATGTGCTCGACGAGGCGGTAGTGCCCCGCGATCAGCTGACCGGTGTCGATGGCGACTGCTCCTGACGAAATTCCCGGTGATGGTGACCCTGCTCAGCGCGTTTCCGGTTCGCGCACCCGATCGAGTGTAGCGGTCGGCCTCGTGCTGTTCGCGTCAGCCAGCCGGTCCGGCGGGCTCCGGTTCGGGCACCGGTGCCGCCGGGGTCCGTTTCCGGAACACCCTGACCAGCCCGACCGCCCCGGCCAGCGCGAACGCGCCGTAGCAGGCGAGCAGCGCGGGCGGCGTGCCGCCGGTCAGCGCGTCGCCGAGGACGACCACGGCGACGGTGCCGGGCACGCTTCCGAGCAGCGTACCGGCCAGGTAGGGGGCCAGGCGCACGGACGACACGCCGCAGAGGTAGCTGAACGGCGCGAACGGCACCACCGGGATCAGCCGCAGCGAGGTGATCGCGAGGACACCGCCGCCGGAGAGCCGGTCGTTGACCGTCCGGACGCCCGCCCGGTGCAGGTGCCGGGTGACCAGGTCGCGGCCGAGCAGCCGGGCCAGCCCGAAGGACAGGCCGGCCGCGATGGTCGTGGCGACCAGGCCGATGGCGATCCCGGCGGTGGTCCCGACCAGCAGGCCGGCGGCCAGGTTGAAGACGGTGCGCGGGATCGGCGCGACGGTGAGCAGCGAATACGCGACGAGCAGCACGACCGGGGTGGCGGGTCCGGTGGCGGCGGCCCAGGCCCGCAGCTCGGCGGGGCCGGGGATCGGCAGCAGCACCACGGCCGCCGCGAAGAGGGCGGCCACGGCGAGCGCGACGATCAGCTTGGTGCGGCCGGACACCTGTTCGAGCCTACCGGCGGAGCTTGCACGGGAAAGCTGCGGCACGTCGGCGGGGGCCGGGGAGCGCGATCGCCGCTAGGTTGGCCGCATGCCCAAGCACGGTGACCCGGTCGAGTACGAGGTGGGCGGGCGCACCGTCCGCGTCTCGAGCCCGGACAAGGTGTACTTCCCCCAGCGCGGCATCACCAAGCGGCAGGTCGTCGAGCACTACATCACCGTCGGCGGGCCGCTGCTGCGCGCGATCGGCGAGCGGCCGACCACGCTGAAGCGCTACGTCGACGGCGTCGAGGGCGAGTGGTTCTACGCCAAGCGCGTGCCCAAGGGAGCCCCGGACTGGCTCGAGACGGCCGAGATCACGTTCCCGTCGGGCCGCAAGGCGGCCGAGGTGTGCCCGACCGAGCCGGCGGTCTTCGCGTGGGCGGCCAACCTGGGCACGTTCGACTTCCACCCGTGGCCGGTCCGCCGCCCCGACGTGGACCACCCGGACGAGCTGCGCATCGACGTCGACCCGCCGGACCGCGCCGGGTTCGCCGACGCGGTCGAGGTGGCGCTGGTGGTCCGCGAGGTGCTGGCGGAGGCCGGGCTGACGGGCTACCCGAAGACGTCCGGCGGCCGCGGGGTGCACGTCCTGGTGCGGATCCGGCCGGAGTGGGATTTCGTCCAGGTCCGCCACGCGGTGATCGCGCTGGGCCGCGAGGTCGAGCGGCGGATCCCGGACAAGGCGACGATCGCGTGGTGGAAGGAGGAGCGCGGCGGCCGGGTCTTCCTGGACTACAACCAGGCGGCGCGCGACCGGACGGTGGCGTCGAGCTGGTCGGTCCGCGGCACCCCGCGGGCGACGGTGTCGACACCGGTGACGTGGGACATGCTGCCGCGGGTCGACGCGGACGACTTCGACGTCCTGACGATCCCGGCGTTCCTGGAGGAGCACGGCGACCTGCACGCGGCGATGGACGCGGAGGCGTTCGGCCTGGAGAAGGCGCTCGAGTGGTACGAGCGCGACGGGCTGGGGGACATGCCGTACCCGCCGGACTACCCGAAGATGCCGGGGGAGCCCAAGCGGGTCCAGCCGAGCAAGGCGCGGCCGGAGGAGTGACGCGGGCTCACGGCTTCCGGCAGCTGACGGAGGTCACGCTCGCCTTGGGGGCGACCTTGGTGGTCCTGGTGCTCATGACCGTGCGGTCGACGCGGTAGGACGAGCCGCCCTGGGAGTAGGCGGTCTCGATCAGCTCGCCGGAGCTGTCGCCCGAGATGCTGTAGGTGATGTCGCACTCCCAGAGCAGGGTGCTCGCGCCGAGGAAGGTCAGCTTCGGTTCGACGACGACGTTGCACCCGGCCGAGCCGAAGCACTGCTTGGAGACGACGGCCAGGTCGACGGAGTAGTCCTTCGCCGTGGGCTCGGGAAGAGCGGGCTCGGTGGTGGTCGGCGCCGCGAGGGCCGGGATCGAGGGACTGGTGGTGGCGGGCGCGGCGGCGTCGCGAGGCCGGATCCCGCCGTCGGCGGAGATCCAGGTCCCGCCGGGTCCGACGCAGGGCGCTTCCTGGGACTTGTCCAGGCACGGGCTCGAAGACGCTCTGCCGAGGGCGAGCGCCAGCACGACACCGGCCGCGAGGGCGGGGATCACCAGCGCCGCGCCGAGCACCCACGGCCACTTCGGGCGCTTCGGCGGGGCAGCGGGCGGCGGGAAGTACGGCACCTCGGGGCCGGGCGGAAGGGGAACGGACATGGTCGCCTCCGTGACTCTTGTGCCCGGGACTGACGCCGCGGCCATGACCGGTGTTACTCAGCGGCACCGGATTTCCCTCGATCGATACCGGATGTAATCGACACCACCGCCGTGCCGAGCGCCACTTCCTGAGCCGGAAGCCGTCAATGGCTTAATCGGAACTTCACGCCGGAAAACGCGGAGTGATCACCTCACTCCCCGCTGTCGCCTTTCGGGTCACAAATGTCGTACGGCCGCTTCGGTGGTCTCGACCATCGGCACGAACGGCGTAACGTGCGGTCCCGGAATGACGACACCCCGGAGACATGTCCAGGGGTGAGCTCGAGGGAGGCCCTCAGTGGACGACCTGATCGCTTTCCTCGCCGCGCGCGTGGGTGCGCGGCAGGCGATGATCATGCAGGCCGTCAACAAGGCCAAGGCCGGCGACGCGATGAACCGCGGTGAGACGAAGGTCGCCGTGGAGCAGAAGATCCGCGGGCTGACCGACCTGGACCTCGACGCGGTCAACCAGATGATCAACGAGATCGAGGCGACCCGGCGGATCCTGCTCGCGCACCGCACCACGGTGTCGGAGAAGGTGCCCGGGTTTCCGCTCTACGGCAGCGAATACTGGTGTGAGACCTGCCACGTGCCCGCCGACGAGGCCGGCTCCAACTGGTGCCTCACGCTGCGCCTGCTGGCCCTGCCCTACACCGACCACCCGGACTACAGCGAGCGCTGGCGTCCCTGACGGGAATCCCGTCCCGCGGCGCGCGTTGCACCCGGGGTGAGGATCTCCGTGCTCGACCGCTCGCCGGTGCGGCGTGACGGTGGGACCGCGCGGGCGCTGCGGGACACCGTCGCGTTCGCCGCGGACGTCGAACGGCTGGGCTACCACCGGTTCTGGGTTTCCGAGCACCACGGCGTGCCCGGGGTCGCCGGGTCGGCGCCGACCGTGCTGGCCGCCGCCGTGGCCGGGGCGACGAGCCGGATCCGGGTCGGT
The window above is part of the Amycolatopsis camponoti genome. Proteins encoded here:
- a CDS encoding TVP38/TMEM64 family protein, yielding MSGRTKLIVALAVAALFAAAVVLLPIPGPAELRAWAAATGPATPVVLLVAYSLLTVAPIPRTVFNLAAGLLVGTTAGIAIGLVATTIAAGLSFGLARLLGRDLVTRHLHRAGVRTVNDRLSGGGVLAITSLRLIPVVPFAPFSYLCGVSSVRLAPYLAGTLLGSVPGTVAVVVLGDALTGGTPPALLACYGAFALAGAVGLVRVFRKRTPAAPVPEPEPAGPAG
- a CDS encoding DNA polymerase domain-containing protein is translated as MPKHGDPVEYEVGGRTVRVSSPDKVYFPQRGITKRQVVEHYITVGGPLLRAIGERPTTLKRYVDGVEGEWFYAKRVPKGAPDWLETAEITFPSGRKAAEVCPTEPAVFAWAANLGTFDFHPWPVRRPDVDHPDELRIDVDPPDRAGFADAVEVALVVREVLAEAGLTGYPKTSGGRGVHVLVRIRPEWDFVQVRHAVIALGREVERRIPDKATIAWWKEERGGRVFLDYNQAARDRTVASSWSVRGTPRATVSTPVTWDMLPRVDADDFDVLTIPAFLEEHGDLHAAMDAEAFGLEKALEWYERDGLGDMPYPPDYPKMPGEPKRVQPSKARPEE
- a CDS encoding DUF6221 family protein, with the protein product MDDLIAFLAARVGARQAMIMQAVNKAKAGDAMNRGETKVAVEQKIRGLTDLDLDAVNQMINEIEATRRILLAHRTTVSEKVPGFPLYGSEYWCETCHVPADEAGSNWCLTLRLLALPYTDHPDYSERWRP